A part of Bubalus bubalis isolate 160015118507 breed Murrah chromosome 6, NDDB_SH_1, whole genome shotgun sequence genomic DNA contains:
- the LOC102406333 gene encoding olfactory receptor 1052-like, which yields MRTYGLPQDMPIWGALCMFLITAFFPPHYFVAVTPLEMNNQTDVTEFIFLGFSNHPNLQGLFFLIFLVIYLTTLLGNTLIITSTRISSALHTPMYYFLSNLSFLDICYTSTTIPVMLMNFFREKKTISYDSCLSQIFFLVTCAGAECVLLAAMAYDRYVAICHPLQYPVLMSVKVCVFLVTGSWLCGLVNSVTHTVLATTLTLCGPNQISHFLCDIPFLLKLSCSDTSLNEFVLHVASATIGLSPCLFTAVSYILIISAILRIPSAQGRSKAFSTCASHLTVVVVFYGTANFNYDRPREGYSLDMDILVSVLFCVMIPMLNPIIYSLRNKEVKCALRKLVGGYVFLGNILSRGQWSSN from the coding sequence ATGAGAACTTATGGTCTCCCTCAAGACATGCCAATTTGGGGTGCTCTTTGTATGTTTCTTATtacagctttttttcccccccattaTTTTGTAGCTGTGACACCACTTGAAATGAACAATCAAACAGATGTCACTGAATTTATCTTCTTGGGATTTTCCAACCACCCCAACCTACAGGGCTTGTTCTTCCTGATCTTCCTGGTCATTTATCTGACAACCCTCCTTGGGAACACACTCATAATAACATCTACCAGGATCAGTTCTGCTCTCCACACTCCAATGTATTACTTTCTGAGCAACTTGAGCTTCTTGGACATCTGCTACACATCCACCACCATTCCAGTTATGCTAATGAACTTCTTCCGGGAGAAGAAGACCATCTCCTATGACAGCTGCCTTTCCCAGATCTTTTTCCTCGTGACATGTGCTGGTGCTGAATGTGTATTACTGGCAGCTATGGCTTATGATCGCTATGTAGCCATCTGCCACCCTCTTCAATATCCAGTTCTCATGAGTGTAAAGGTCTGTGTTTTTTTGGTGACTGGGTCCTGGCTATGTGGGCTGGTGAATTCTGTGACACACACAGTGTTGGCAACCACACTCACTCTGTGTGGACCCAACCAGATCAGTCACTTTCTCTGTGACATCCCATTCCTCCTAAAGCTGTCCTGCTCTGACACCTCTCTCAATGAGTTTGTGCTTCATGTGGCCAGTGCCACCATTGGCCTGAGCCCCTGCCTGTTTACTGCTGTGTCCTACATACTTATCATCTCTGCCATCCTTAGGATCCCTTCTGCTCAGGGAAGGAGCAAGGCCTTTTCTACCTGTGCCTCCCACctcactgtggtggtggttttttatGGAACAGCCAACTTCAACTATGACAGACCCAGAGAAGGCTACTCCCTAGATATGGACATCTTAGTCTCTGTACTGTTCTGTGTTATGATCCCCATGTTAAACCCCATTATCTACAGCTTGAGAAACAAGGAGGTCAAATGTGCCCTGAGGAAGCTAGTTGGAGGGTATGTGTTCCTTGGCAATATTTTGTCTAGAGGTCAATGGTCTTCAAACTAG